Proteins co-encoded in one Mycobacterium mantenii genomic window:
- a CDS encoding MaoC family dehydratase: protein MKVIKSVDDALATIGEELGVSRWVDIDQDRIDSFADVTMDHQWIHVDVEKAQAESPYGATIAHGFLTLSLIPGVSKDNYRVENAKMGINYGLNKVRFLSAVTAGSRIRVRSELTDAAKVADDTVNLTVRHTVEIDGVDKPAAVAELIARFVW, encoded by the coding sequence GTGAAGGTGATCAAGTCCGTGGATGATGCGCTCGCGACGATCGGGGAGGAACTCGGCGTCAGCCGGTGGGTGGACATCGACCAGGACCGGATCGATTCTTTCGCCGACGTCACGATGGACCACCAGTGGATCCACGTGGACGTCGAGAAGGCCCAGGCCGAAAGCCCGTACGGCGCAACGATTGCGCACGGCTTCCTCACGCTCTCGCTGATACCTGGTGTGAGCAAGGACAACTACCGCGTCGAGAACGCCAAGATGGGCATCAACTACGGCCTGAACAAGGTGCGGTTTCTCTCCGCGGTCACCGCCGGCAGCCGCATCCGGGTCCGGTCGGAGCTAACGGACGCCGCCAAGGTCGCCGACGACACCGTGAACCTGACCGTGCGTCACACCGTGGAGATCGACGGCGTCGACAAACCCGCCGCGGTCGCCGAACTGATCGCTAGGTTCGTCTGGTGA
- a CDS encoding pyridoxamine 5'-phosphate oxidase family protein, with amino-acid sequence MTPPLLDAPDVVEFIRANHRVFLFCRDGARRPIGYAMRSVAYRPVSRSLSFATYAKSAKVQHLRSAPEVACLIGDDEGWVSVSGIAHVYQPSAAEVDELIGERSPDQRVPDSVVTKVRDRLLSGKRCFIGLTLTEVRAADLPDRHAESAR; translated from the coding sequence GTGACCCCGCCGTTGCTCGACGCGCCGGACGTCGTCGAGTTCATCCGCGCCAACCACCGTGTGTTTCTGTTCTGCCGCGATGGCGCCCGACGTCCAATCGGCTACGCCATGCGTTCGGTCGCCTATCGCCCCGTCAGCCGCTCGCTCTCCTTCGCCACGTATGCCAAGAGCGCCAAGGTCCAACACCTGCGCTCCGCTCCTGAGGTCGCGTGCCTGATCGGCGACGACGAGGGCTGGGTCTCCGTTTCTGGCATCGCCCACGTTTACCAACCGTCCGCGGCTGAGGTCGACGAACTCATCGGCGAACGCTCGCCGGATCAACGCGTGCCCGACTCGGTCGTAACGAAGGTCCGCGACCGCCTTCTCAGCGGCAAGCGGTGCTTCATCGGACTGACGCTCACCGAGGTCCGTGCCGCCGATCTCCCCGATCGACATGCCGAGTCCGCGCGGTAG
- a CDS encoding Zn-ribbon domain-containing OB-fold protein — protein sequence MTTLITEGLFRVDGDRAVLFASRRRSSGAVKFPAERPELFDGDPQIQEDIEPIELSTAGTLYTYTTQEFPPPLPYKGNRDPKVFQPYVVGFVELAEGVLVETLIVDATPAELRIGQPLVSTTTTLETADGQSLLTFAFRPADES from the coding sequence ATGACCACATTGATCACCGAGGGACTGTTCCGGGTCGACGGCGACCGCGCGGTGCTGTTCGCGTCGCGCAGGCGTTCGTCGGGGGCGGTGAAGTTCCCGGCCGAGCGGCCCGAGCTCTTCGACGGCGACCCCCAAATCCAGGAGGACATCGAGCCCATCGAATTGTCCACCGCCGGAACGCTGTACACCTACACGACACAGGAGTTCCCGCCGCCATTGCCGTACAAGGGCAATCGGGATCCAAAGGTGTTCCAGCCGTACGTGGTGGGCTTCGTCGAGTTGGCCGAGGGTGTGCTGGTGGAGACGCTGATCGTCGACGCGACCCCGGCCGAACTGCGGATCGGGCAGCCCCTGGTGTCGACGACCACCACGCTGGAGACCGCCGACGGACAATCGCTGCTGACCTTCGCGTTCCGACCGGCCGACGAGAGCTAG
- a CDS encoding amidohydrolase family protein, with the protein MTQFTDAPIFDADQHMYETPDALTKYLPEQFRPKVQFVQIGRHTRIAILNKITDYMPNPTFERVAAPGAHEKFYSGQNPEGLSMREMSGRGIDTPPGARNPEDRIAELDRQGVDACLNYPTLANLVEHSAAEDPDLTVAIIHALNQWMLEHWGFSHANRVYSTPVLNLGIVDEARRELAYILDNGAKVALIKPAPVNGYKGWRSPALPEFDPFWRDVEDAGLPIVLHASQPPLQEYIDKWEPPSTSSAFEMSAFKWTALGHREIADMLTSLICHGTLTRFPKLRIASVENGSAWIKPLFDDLQSTYSKMPQNFPEHPHEVFRRNVWVSPFWEGSVADVVQTVGWDKVMFGSDWPHPEGLAEPKRYWQYAEGMDERRTYDFMGDNARRFMGLPIANPDPEAVKPPALANA; encoded by the coding sequence ATGACGCAGTTCACCGATGCACCGATCTTCGATGCCGATCAGCACATGTACGAGACCCCCGATGCGCTGACGAAATACCTGCCCGAGCAGTTTCGGCCGAAGGTGCAGTTCGTCCAGATCGGCAGGCACACCCGGATTGCGATCCTGAACAAGATCACCGACTACATGCCGAACCCGACATTCGAGCGTGTTGCCGCTCCCGGCGCGCACGAGAAGTTCTACTCGGGCCAGAACCCCGAGGGCCTGTCGATGCGGGAGATGTCCGGCCGTGGCATCGACACCCCGCCGGGCGCGCGCAACCCCGAGGACCGCATCGCCGAACTCGACCGGCAGGGCGTCGACGCGTGCCTGAACTACCCCACCTTGGCCAATCTGGTCGAGCATTCGGCCGCCGAGGATCCCGACCTGACGGTGGCGATCATCCACGCCCTCAATCAGTGGATGCTTGAGCACTGGGGCTTCAGCCACGCCAACCGGGTCTACTCGACACCGGTGCTCAACCTCGGCATCGTCGACGAAGCCCGTCGCGAACTCGCCTACATCCTGGACAACGGCGCCAAAGTCGCGCTGATCAAGCCGGCGCCGGTGAACGGCTACAAAGGCTGGCGCTCCCCCGCCCTGCCCGAGTTCGATCCGTTCTGGCGCGACGTCGAGGACGCCGGGCTGCCAATCGTGTTGCACGCCAGCCAACCTCCGTTGCAGGAGTACATCGACAAGTGGGAACCGCCGTCGACCAGTAGCGCGTTCGAGATGTCGGCATTCAAGTGGACGGCGCTGGGCCACCGGGAGATCGCCGACATGCTGACCAGCCTGATCTGTCACGGCACACTGACCCGCTTCCCCAAACTGCGCATCGCCAGCGTGGAGAACGGCAGCGCATGGATCAAGCCGCTGTTCGATGACCTGCAGTCGACGTACAGCAAGATGCCGCAGAACTTCCCCGAGCATCCGCACGAGGTATTCCGCCGCAACGTCTGGGTCAGCCCGTTCTGGGAGGGCTCCGTGGCCGACGTCGTACAAACCGTCGGATGGGACAAGGTGATGTTCGGCTCGGACTGGCCGCATCCCGAAGGCCTCGCCGAACCCAAGCGGTACTGGCAGTACGCCGAGGGTATGGACGAACGTCGCACCTATGACTTCATGGGAGACAACGCCCGTCGCTTCATGGGGTTGCCGATCGCCAACCCCGACCCGGAGGCCGTCAAGCCGCCCGCTCTGGCCAACGCCTGA
- a CDS encoding TetR/AcrR family transcriptional regulator yields the protein MSVSATSDMARTPDKLRRPGYAPAANAGVGRRGLHTRDRILRCAAEVFLANGFHATSLDAIAKAANASRATVYQYFAGKEEIFRELSALAEHDVLAHGEHLRGLGPTVEGVESLHRWLVEWADLYDAHAAVFAEFPGIGTATGLSVIDASAAADQFHNTVTDRLRRTHLRDLDPDDAAAALGRIPHMVHLYAYRAMFPLPARRTVTWSLTVALQLMLFPETPTDVLQAVRPQATNRGERTTPRAINGAAATPAPIDVSGSPVPQDVLSVSSALFAERGYYAVSMEDIAAAADVSRATLYRYFSTKDTILAELTRRAVAEIETHAAALPAMAGDALTEWMLGYVRFHRAYRGVIRAWFDGTVAEQLSGADVDHGIGAIHQAVAALLSTVDLPAGIDPDVAGAVFVAVLGRMTEPTAASTPASDEQSAVLMVNLLRRSLLRP from the coding sequence ATGAGCGTGTCGGCTACTTCTGACATGGCCCGCACTCCCGACAAGCTGCGGCGCCCCGGATATGCCCCTGCCGCCAATGCCGGGGTGGGGCGACGCGGGCTGCATACCCGCGACCGCATCCTCAGGTGCGCCGCGGAAGTGTTCCTTGCCAACGGATTCCACGCCACCTCGCTTGATGCCATTGCCAAGGCCGCTAACGCCTCCCGCGCGACCGTTTATCAGTATTTCGCCGGCAAGGAGGAGATCTTCCGCGAACTGAGTGCGCTCGCCGAGCACGATGTGCTTGCGCACGGCGAACACCTCCGCGGGCTCGGCCCGACTGTCGAGGGTGTCGAGTCGCTGCACCGATGGCTGGTCGAATGGGCCGACCTCTACGACGCCCACGCTGCGGTATTCGCCGAGTTCCCGGGGATCGGAACGGCCACCGGATTATCGGTGATCGATGCCAGCGCGGCAGCCGACCAGTTTCACAACACAGTCACCGATCGGCTGCGTAGGACGCACCTGCGGGATCTGGACCCCGACGACGCGGCGGCAGCATTGGGACGTATCCCCCACATGGTTCACCTCTACGCCTACCGAGCCATGTTCCCGTTGCCCGCTCGCAGGACCGTGACGTGGTCGTTGACCGTCGCATTGCAGCTGATGCTGTTTCCTGAGACCCCGACCGACGTTTTGCAGGCGGTTAGACCGCAAGCAACAAACCGGGGCGAGCGAACAACACCCCGCGCCATCAACGGTGCCGCGGCAACACCTGCGCCGATCGACGTGTCGGGCTCGCCGGTTCCGCAAGACGTGCTGTCGGTCAGCTCGGCTTTGTTCGCCGAACGCGGCTACTACGCCGTCAGCATGGAGGACATCGCGGCCGCTGCCGACGTCAGCCGCGCGACGTTGTACCGGTACTTCAGCACCAAGGACACGATCCTGGCCGAACTGACCCGCCGAGCGGTCGCCGAGATCGAGACGCACGCCGCCGCCCTGCCGGCTATGGCCGGCGATGCGCTGACCGAATGGATGCTCGGCTACGTCCGATTCCATCGCGCCTACCGCGGTGTCATCCGGGCATGGTTCGACGGCACTGTGGCAGAACAGCTCTCGGGTGCGGATGTCGACCACGGCATCGGCGCGATCCACCAGGCGGTCGCCGCGCTGCTGTCCACCGTGGACCTCCCCGCCGGCATCGACCCCGACGTGGCGGGTGCGGTGTTCGTGGCGGTCCTGGGCCGGATGACCGAGCCGACGGCGGCAAGCACGCCGGCCAGCGACGAGCAGTCCGCAGTGTTGATGGTCAACCTTCTGCGCCGTTCGTTACTGCGTCCTTGA
- a CDS encoding amidohydrolase family protein has translation MPLQDDHQIVSVDDHLVEHPRVWQDRLPKKYLEQGPRIVEENGMHLWHYDGQVFPTIGLNAVAGKPPEEWGMDPVRYEDMIPGCYDPVARVADMDLDGVQSALCFPSFPGFGGGTFQRAEDKDLALLCTKAWNDFYIDEWCAVAPERYIPLAILPTWDIDACVVEAERVAAKGARTISFPDSPVPLGLPSFHSDHWDGLWRVCSDAKMPVSLHFGSGSFVPGFSFSTIKPVPGQMAVPDAPFAVATALFSTNLMWSTVDLLFSGKLQQFPDLQISLAEGGIGWVPYILERTDYVWERHRYYQNIDFDTRPSDLFRKHFWGCFIDDEHGLKNRHSIGIDRITLEIDFPHSDSNWPNSRKRAAEVLADVPDDECKLIVEENARRMLNFPRVKAGDRQLAGV, from the coding sequence ATGCCGCTTCAGGATGACCACCAGATCGTGTCCGTCGACGACCACTTGGTCGAGCACCCGCGGGTGTGGCAGGACCGGTTGCCGAAGAAGTACCTCGAACAGGGTCCGCGCATCGTCGAGGAAAACGGCATGCATCTGTGGCACTACGACGGGCAGGTCTTTCCGACTATCGGCCTGAACGCGGTCGCCGGCAAACCGCCGGAGGAGTGGGGCATGGACCCGGTCCGCTACGAAGACATGATTCCGGGCTGCTACGACCCTGTCGCCCGGGTCGCCGACATGGACCTCGACGGTGTGCAGTCGGCGTTGTGCTTCCCGTCGTTCCCCGGCTTCGGCGGCGGCACGTTCCAGCGTGCCGAGGATAAAGACCTGGCGCTGCTGTGCACCAAGGCGTGGAACGACTTCTACATCGACGAGTGGTGCGCGGTGGCGCCCGAGCGCTATATCCCGCTGGCGATCCTGCCGACCTGGGATATCGACGCATGTGTGGTCGAGGCAGAGCGCGTCGCCGCCAAGGGTGCACGCACGATCTCGTTCCCGGATAGCCCGGTACCGCTGGGTCTGCCGTCGTTCCACTCCGATCACTGGGACGGCTTGTGGCGGGTCTGCTCGGACGCCAAGATGCCGGTGTCGCTGCACTTCGGGTCCGGTTCCTTCGTGCCGGGTTTCTCGTTCTCCACGATCAAGCCGGTCCCGGGTCAGATGGCGGTGCCCGACGCGCCTTTCGCGGTCGCGACGGCACTGTTCTCCACGAACCTGATGTGGTCGACGGTCGACCTGCTGTTCTCGGGCAAGCTCCAACAGTTCCCCGATTTACAGATTTCGCTGGCTGAGGGCGGCATCGGTTGGGTGCCTTACATCCTGGAGCGAACCGACTACGTGTGGGAGCGGCACCGCTACTACCAGAACATCGACTTCGACACCCGTCCGTCGGATCTGTTCCGCAAGCACTTCTGGGGCTGCTTCATCGACGACGAGCACGGTCTGAAGAACCGGCACAGCATCGGCATCGACCGGATCACGCTCGAGATCGACTTCCCGCATAGCGATTCCAACTGGCCGAACTCACGCAAGCGCGCCGCCGAGGTACTCGCGGATGTGCCCGACGACGAGTGCAAGCTGATCGTCGAGGAGAACGCCCGCCGAATGCTGAACTTCCCGCGGGTCAAAGCCGGCGATCGGCAACTCGCCGGCGTCTAG
- a CDS encoding class I SAM-dependent methyltransferase: MARTDDDTWDINESVGATALGVAGGRAKETNSADPLINDPYAELFLEAAGDGIWRVYLNDELPAELVDADPRFEDRMHAMLGYTACRTKFFDDYFLAAAADDIQQIVILAAGLDSRAWRLAWPAGCVVYEIDQPKVLAFKTGTLETHAVDPIASHVGVGIDLRLDWPKALTEAGFDASAATAWSAEGLLPYLTADAQDLLFDRIQSLSAPGSRLAVEAFTNEFFSADSFARREEQAERYRQAAIKLGGKDITESGNLLYEEERTEVVDWLRAHGWSVTSATSAEDLMAASDRAAPAGLAAAVPESVFVEARLP; the protein is encoded by the coding sequence ATGGCCAGAACTGACGATGACACATGGGACATCAATGAGAGCGTCGGCGCTACCGCGCTCGGAGTTGCCGGTGGGCGGGCGAAGGAGACCAACAGCGCCGACCCGCTGATCAACGATCCCTACGCAGAACTCTTCCTCGAAGCGGCCGGCGACGGCATCTGGCGGGTGTACCTGAACGATGAATTACCGGCCGAATTGGTCGACGCCGATCCACGATTCGAGGACCGGATGCACGCGATGCTGGGCTACACAGCGTGCCGGACGAAGTTCTTCGACGACTACTTTCTGGCGGCAGCAGCCGACGACATCCAGCAGATCGTGATCCTCGCGGCTGGTCTGGACTCGCGGGCCTGGCGGCTCGCGTGGCCTGCCGGATGTGTGGTCTACGAGATCGACCAGCCCAAGGTACTGGCATTCAAGACCGGCACTCTTGAAACTCATGCGGTCGACCCGATCGCTTCCCATGTCGGTGTCGGCATCGATCTGCGTCTGGACTGGCCGAAAGCCTTGACGGAGGCCGGGTTTGACGCATCGGCTGCTACGGCGTGGTCGGCGGAGGGCCTGTTGCCGTATCTGACAGCCGACGCCCAAGACCTGTTGTTCGACCGGATTCAGTCGCTCAGCGCGCCCGGAAGCCGTCTCGCTGTCGAAGCTTTCACCAACGAGTTTTTCAGCGCAGACAGTTTCGCGCGCCGCGAAGAACAGGCCGAACGCTACCGGCAGGCCGCAATCAAGCTGGGCGGCAAAGACATCACAGAATCCGGCAACCTGCTCTATGAGGAGGAGCGAACCGAGGTCGTCGACTGGCTGCGGGCGCACGGCTGGTCCGTCACCTCGGCCACGAGCGCCGAGGATCTGATGGCCGCCAGCGACCGGGCCGCACCCGCCGGCCTCGCCGCCGCGGTCCCGGAAAGCGTGTTCGTCGAAGCCCGGCTTCCGTGA
- a CDS encoding thiolase family protein, with product MTGGPFEGRAVLTGAGKSQVGRRLGRTGLDLTLEAVQRAIADAGLSIDDVDGIASYPGPGVPDAGFSGATVQEVRNALGLRSRWYISAMETGGQIGPAIEACMAVSLGLANHVVVYRSVWESTAAQQAGGGRASVLFGGGELPPHLEWTAPFGALSAANWLAMPAQRYMHDFGLTREHLGRIAINARTNAGLNPDAIYREPMTMDDYLGARMISEPLCLYDCDAPCDGATAVIVSRRDAANGLPRHPLTVESVGPGMFERATWDQRSDITTMAAHDSAATLWEHTTLTPPDVDMAQLYDGFTFLTVMWLEAMGFCEHGKVGEFLGDGSPIALDGTLPINTSGGQLSGGRLHGMGFLHEACVQMWGEGGDRQAPRLPEVVAVGVGGGPVAGSMLLSSR from the coding sequence GTGACTGGTGGCCCGTTCGAAGGCAGAGCCGTCCTCACCGGAGCCGGCAAGTCGCAGGTTGGCCGGCGGCTGGGCCGAACGGGACTGGATCTCACGCTCGAGGCGGTGCAGCGGGCGATAGCCGACGCGGGGCTGAGCATCGACGACGTGGACGGGATCGCCAGCTACCCGGGGCCGGGCGTGCCCGACGCCGGATTCTCCGGGGCCACCGTCCAGGAGGTCCGCAACGCACTCGGACTGCGCTCCCGCTGGTACATCTCGGCGATGGAGACCGGCGGGCAGATCGGCCCGGCGATCGAGGCCTGCATGGCGGTCAGTCTCGGGCTGGCCAACCACGTTGTGGTCTACCGGTCGGTATGGGAATCCACCGCCGCGCAGCAGGCCGGCGGCGGCCGCGCCTCGGTGCTGTTCGGTGGCGGGGAATTGCCACCGCACCTGGAGTGGACGGCGCCTTTTGGCGCATTGTCGGCGGCGAACTGGCTGGCGATGCCCGCCCAGCGCTACATGCACGACTTCGGTCTGACCCGCGAGCATCTAGGCCGTATCGCGATCAACGCCCGCACCAACGCCGGACTCAACCCCGATGCGATCTACCGCGAACCGATGACGATGGACGACTACCTCGGCGCGCGGATGATCTCCGAGCCGCTGTGCCTCTATGACTGCGACGCGCCCTGCGACGGCGCCACCGCTGTGATCGTGTCCCGTCGTGACGCCGCCAACGGCTTACCGCGGCACCCACTGACGGTGGAATCCGTCGGGCCCGGCATGTTCGAACGGGCGACCTGGGATCAGCGGTCGGACATCACCACGATGGCCGCCCACGACTCGGCTGCCACGCTGTGGGAGCACACCACTCTGACTCCCCCCGACGTCGACATGGCCCAGCTATATGACGGTTTTACCTTTTTGACCGTGATGTGGCTGGAAGCGATGGGCTTCTGCGAGCACGGTAAGGTCGGCGAATTCCTGGGCGACGGTTCGCCTATCGCACTGGACGGTACGCTGCCGATCAACACCAGTGGCGGGCAACTCTCCGGCGGTCGACTGCACGGGATGGGCTTCCTGCACGAGGCATGTGTGCAGATGTGGGGCGAGGGCGGCGATCGCCAGGCACCCCGCCTTCCCGAGGTGGTGGCGGTCGGTGTGGGCGGCGGGCCGGTCGCCGGCTCGATGCTGTTGAGCAGCCGGTAG
- a CDS encoding DUF2889 domain-containing protein, which yields MTRDEGSLDPVYLNGRARDLWTAADGTATELGSATLSATVELVARVVRHVEVTPPVAATSRLVGAPAMSGFRAAADKAAPGLRHARDLRYTLLDDVPVTTLISGHALSASNLLGDVGKSGYYLPVADQCAGFATGGLLLTSFEAGDPAIVTGPEAPDLDNGDDPWAWHQVSALPQHGMRRRRRIDVYEDGVDRAGIDAMFRDTYVRGDGVETIIHEYTLDAVVDTETGVIVESQATPRVLPWQECPGAVASAARIVGMTLQDLHFRVRQELSGTSTCTHLNDLLRSVADAEALIARVKQA from the coding sequence ATGACTCGCGACGAGGGCTCCCTGGACCCGGTGTATCTGAATGGGCGGGCGCGCGATCTGTGGACGGCAGCCGACGGAACGGCGACCGAGCTCGGCTCCGCGACACTCTCAGCCACCGTCGAGCTGGTCGCCCGCGTCGTCCGGCACGTCGAGGTGACGCCGCCGGTCGCCGCGACGTCCCGGCTGGTGGGCGCTCCGGCGATGAGCGGTTTCCGCGCCGCAGCCGACAAGGCCGCGCCCGGGCTACGGCACGCGCGCGACCTGCGTTACACGCTGCTCGACGACGTTCCCGTCACCACGCTGATCTCCGGCCATGCGCTGTCGGCGTCAAACCTGCTCGGCGACGTGGGAAAATCGGGTTATTACCTGCCGGTCGCCGACCAGTGTGCGGGCTTCGCTACCGGCGGTCTGCTGCTGACGTCGTTCGAGGCAGGCGATCCCGCTATCGTCACCGGACCGGAGGCTCCCGACCTCGATAACGGGGACGATCCCTGGGCGTGGCACCAGGTGTCGGCGTTACCGCAGCACGGCATGCGCCGCAGACGCCGCATCGATGTTTACGAGGACGGCGTCGACCGAGCCGGAATTGATGCGATGTTCCGCGACACCTACGTGCGCGGTGACGGGGTGGAGACGATCATCCACGAGTACACCTTGGACGCCGTCGTGGACACCGAGACCGGCGTCATCGTCGAATCGCAGGCCACGCCTCGAGTGCTCCCGTGGCAGGAATGCCCCGGGGCCGTCGCCAGCGCTGCGCGAATCGTCGGAATGACGTTGCAGGACTTGCACTTCCGGGTCCGGCAGGAACTGTCCGGTACCAGTACATGTACTCATCTCAATGATCTACTGCGCAGTGTTGCCGATGCCGAGGCGTTGATCGCGCGGGTGAAACAAGCCTGA
- a CDS encoding acyl-CoA synthetase, translated as MEPTDPPADDAGRDKVDEDDHDLLTFGEAGERLRLEVAAAEREVRRLAQSGPVDALEKAEARLEALRSAAARNSAQPINDANFEKFFGYPGKAKRNLPGAPSAR; from the coding sequence ATGGAACCCACGGACCCACCCGCCGACGACGCGGGCCGCGACAAAGTTGACGAAGATGACCACGACCTGTTGACCTTCGGCGAGGCGGGCGAGCGGCTTCGTCTCGAGGTCGCCGCCGCCGAGAGGGAGGTGCGGCGCCTCGCGCAGTCCGGTCCGGTGGATGCTCTCGAGAAGGCCGAAGCACGCCTGGAGGCGCTGCGGTCAGCTGCAGCCCGCAACAGCGCGCAGCCCATCAACGATGCCAACTTCGAAAAGTTCTTCGGCTATCCCGGCAAGGCCAAGCGCAACCTGCCCGGAGCGCCGTCAGCCCGATGA
- a CDS encoding thiolase family protein: MATTTSRAAIVAAARTPIGTARKGTLANMPAIELAKPVLQAVVERSGLDAADFDDLVLAESMQGGGDSARYIAVALGLLDVPGLAVNRQCASSLSAIAVGAGQIASGMSRAILAGGMESLSTGPIMQKRKLFTTGKSPEDYEQWFPESHPPTAEAPAMDMSITVAHNCNVQYGITREDQDEWALRSHQRAIKAIDAGSFIDEIIPLEVAQADGSTITFAADEHPRRGSSMESLTALKVLHPEIEGFTVTAGNSSGINDAAAVVALASPDTQQDVLASVLSWTQVGLDPTRTGSGPIKAIPKALELAGRKLEDVALFEINEAFAAQAVACARELGLDEEIVNVYGSGISLGHPIAATGARMVTSAIYELRRRGGGIGVLSMCAGGGMGAAMVIEVA, from the coding sequence ATGGCCACCACCACGTCACGCGCAGCGATCGTGGCCGCTGCCCGCACACCGATCGGAACGGCGCGCAAGGGCACACTCGCCAACATGCCAGCCATCGAGCTGGCCAAGCCCGTCCTACAGGCCGTCGTCGAACGCTCCGGACTGGACGCGGCAGACTTCGACGACCTGGTGCTGGCCGAGAGCATGCAAGGCGGCGGCGACAGCGCCCGCTACATCGCGGTGGCCCTCGGGCTGCTCGATGTTCCCGGACTCGCCGTCAACCGCCAGTGCGCATCGAGCCTCTCGGCCATCGCTGTGGGTGCCGGGCAGATCGCCTCCGGGATGAGCCGCGCCATCCTCGCCGGCGGTATGGAGTCGTTGTCGACCGGCCCCATCATGCAGAAGCGCAAGCTCTTCACCACGGGCAAGTCACCCGAGGACTACGAGCAGTGGTTCCCCGAGTCGCATCCGCCGACCGCGGAAGCGCCCGCCATGGACATGTCAATCACCGTCGCGCACAACTGCAACGTGCAGTACGGGATCACCCGCGAAGATCAGGACGAGTGGGCGTTACGCAGCCATCAGCGGGCAATCAAGGCCATCGACGCGGGTTCATTCATCGACGAGATCATCCCCCTCGAGGTCGCCCAGGCCGACGGCAGCACGATCACGTTCGCTGCAGACGAGCATCCGCGGCGAGGAAGCTCGATGGAGTCGCTGACCGCGCTGAAAGTGCTGCACCCCGAGATCGAAGGCTTCACGGTGACGGCAGGAAACTCCTCCGGCATCAACGATGCCGCGGCGGTGGTGGCACTGGCCAGCCCGGACACCCAGCAGGACGTGCTGGCAAGCGTGCTGTCCTGGACGCAGGTCGGACTTGACCCGACGCGGACCGGCAGCGGGCCGATCAAGGCCATTCCCAAGGCGCTGGAGTTGGCCGGCCGCAAGCTCGAGGACGTAGCGCTGTTCGAGATCAACGAGGCGTTCGCCGCGCAGGCGGTGGCATGCGCCCGCGAACTCGGGCTCGACGAGGAGATCGTGAACGTCTACGGATCGGGGATCAGCCTCGGCCACCCGATCGCCGCGACCGGTGCCCGGATGGTCACCTCGGCGATCTACGAATTGCGCAGGCGCGGTGGAGGTATCGGCGTGCTGTCGATGTGCGCCGGCGGCGGTATGGGCGCCGCGATGGTCATCGAGGTGGCCTGA
- a CDS encoding TetR/AcrR family transcriptional regulator — MTVTSASPAERRLDATATRGERTRASILDASRRLFLERGYAGTAINAITEACGISRAGFYTYFKDKREIFNVLGETAYRDVLTVIGEWDDAGKPFDPVDVRVWVGHYFDFMDHHGAFVLASAHSAPDDEAFRMSRNRMVSRVSWKLGQAIAGGGGHSPDVIGVAVMGLLDRAWYTMHRQTIAVDRDEMIAVVAEMIVAMATPLAS, encoded by the coding sequence ATGACGGTGACCTCAGCTTCGCCCGCCGAACGGCGACTGGACGCCACCGCCACGCGCGGTGAACGCACCCGCGCTTCGATCCTGGATGCCAGCCGTCGCCTCTTTCTGGAACGCGGTTATGCGGGCACGGCGATCAACGCGATCACCGAGGCGTGCGGCATCTCCCGCGCCGGCTTCTATACCTACTTCAAGGACAAACGGGAGATCTTCAACGTCCTCGGTGAGACCGCCTACCGCGATGTCCTCACTGTCATCGGCGAGTGGGACGACGCTGGAAAACCGTTCGATCCGGTCGATGTACGGGTCTGGGTCGGACACTACTTCGACTTCATGGACCACCACGGCGCGTTCGTGCTGGCCTCGGCGCACTCGGCGCCCGACGATGAGGCGTTCCGAATGTCTCGCAATCGCATGGTGTCCCGGGTGTCGTGGAAGCTGGGTCAGGCGATCGCAGGCGGCGGCGGACATTCCCCCGATGTCATCGGCGTCGCGGTGATGGGGTTGCTGGATCGCGCCTGGTACACGATGCACCGGCAGACGATCGCCGTCGACCGCGACGAGATGATCGCGGTGGTCGCCGAGATGATCGTCGCGATGGCAACGCCTCTCGCGTCGTGA